One genomic window of Cercospora beticola chromosome 5, complete sequence includes the following:
- a CDS encoding uncharacterized protein (antiSMASH:Cluster_11), protein MLDVQDGRVYPDLWSLRPRLYTLLHGINALAYMDAFVMNSIYDISLPFDASTLPVFLADAALRASFLARQVSVITDARHLESSSEEHIYFNGSAEDHIVPYRALGHGGFGYVDVVISRLSAKPYARKRVARGRDSDDNRRVQQYLVDEIRLMKNLRHRHLTKIVQSYSDYKHIGFLMEPIAECNLHQFLAKRPFPESHLMALRQFYGCLASGVDYLHQKKIRHRDLKLENVLVKNFQVYIADFGTAMGWTASKRGTTQTRGVPATPHYMAPEVDSKQSRNVASDMWSLGIVFLEILTVLKGHTFSKWKDHLKKKADRARTDPWPCRNLGAVHEWMATLATTQRHEWVDDESLAWRDNEPLTWIKSLLEPNQDARLGSRALVTTIADSMYFRSFACPDCAEDFLDPHYRYGDGHEWPEISRDAIEAEVTALVGAGAAIPEQMDDRKTEMVTRWLGQTQEHFDPQPNEDPRPFPMPGAYTDWLEQQSPEPQGSAPDSGYDSASRVEEPGRPDSVKSPTKQAFHDGGFFVDHEDDSSDATSTADGPAETYTPGQLFPIVHDTSSDSSEEANPIDSPMLDQIAEEDEEPCFSQSLARANGTSLVQVPEGRVVRFQDEKTVRYQYVEEDNSTQTVELWRAERALPISGPVLELNTLHQEGPQQQNQSQVEGVPPVQDRIDPPAVADVAIGDMPLDQEMVLSLLKAPSHLTSKPLKKHAKPPGKPKEPYLLPWHSEPTLAPELVLNPTERRPYSLSNTELEGLQVVALSTKAIDDSKGKPKKKSKQVAEAKKPWPEKLSAQNVNRLNKEDKAKRRTEKRSFDDDTFTPASFIEAAWQSAEAADSLATSVMSDTTAKKLRGIKLVWDDKAYSYLERYTKAGRVAPVRLLLDQGCNCGTVLKPRPKPLINAIEGRSARHNKCVRALIKAGTNVNVKYRGKTPIHIALEQSYFDGFQKLLAMLLAAGAELNIPDTTGEFPLTKLFKGSAGDVPLEDYQKECLGLIFHPKVQCTVDANVRQPFTLDTPLHQAVRRRTAQAVALLIHKGADVNAKNASGTTPLLMAANQWRGKLSDQQERMLRYLLDAESIDLDAKGGTLGRTALHHAAAAGCAVALDMLLESGADKSVQDKDGNTALAILEAGRDADAPAKDFQVMLDMLTE, encoded by the coding sequence AGGATGGCAGAGTCTATCCGGATCTATGGAGTTTGAGGCCTAGACTCTATACTCTGCTGCATGGCATCAACGCTTTGGCCTACATGGACGCCTTTGTTATGAACAGCATTTACGACATTAGCCTTCCTTTCGATGCTTCCACACTGCCTGTCTTCCTGGCTGATGCTGCTCTGCGAGCCAGCTTTCTTGCCCGCCAAGTGAGCGTCATCACCGATGCGCGCCACCTCGAGAGCTCCTCCGAAGAACATATTTACTTCAACGGCAGCGCCGAAGATCACATCGTTCCTTATCGAGCGCTTGGGCATGGCGGGTTTGGCTATGTTGACGTTGTCATTTCACGCCTTAGTGCGAAACCCTACGCCCGCAAACGTGTGGCGCGAGGCAGAGACAGTGACGATAACAGAAGAGTTCAACAGTACCTGGTGGATGAGATTCGGCTGATGAAGAACCTGCGCCATCGACACTTGACAAAGATTGTCCAATCTTACAGCGACTACAAACACATTGGATTCCTCATGGAGCCTATTGCAGAGTGTAATCTGCACCAGTTTTTGGCAAAAAGGCCCTTTCCTGAATCACATCTCATGGCGCTGCGCCAGTTTTACGGCTGCCTTGCCAGCGGTGTCGACTATCTGCATCAGAAGAAGATTAGGCATCGTGACCTAAAACTCGAGAACGTACTTGTGAAGAATTTCCAAGTGTACATAGCAGACTTTGGAACGGCAATGGGCTGGACAGCATCGAAGCGCGGGACTACGCAAACTCGGGGCGTCCCTGCAACTCCTCACTATATGGCGCCCGAGGTGGACAGCAAACAGTCGAGAAATGTTGCAAGCGACATGTGGTCCTTAGGCATAGTGTTCCTTGAGATCCTCACTGTCTTGAAGGGGCACACTTTCTCCAAGTGGAAGGATCATCTCAAGAAAAAGGCGGATCGTGCCAGGACGGACCCCTGGCCATGTCGAAATTTAGGCGCTGTTCATGAGTGGATGGCAACGCTGGCCACAACGCAACGACACGAATGGGTCGACGACGAGTCTCTGGCATGGAGAGACAATGAGCCGCTCACTTGGATCAAGTCACTCCTGGAACCAAACCAGGACGCCCGACTGGGCTCGAGGGCGCTTGTCACGACCATCGCCGATTCGATGTACTTCCGTAGCTTTGCGTGTCCAGATTGTGCCGAGGACTTCTTGGATCCCCATTACCGATATGGCGACGGCCATGAGTGGCCCGAAATCTCACGCGACGCGATAGAGGCCGAAGTGACAGCGCTCGTGGGTGCTGGTGCGGCAATACCAGAACAGATGGACGATCGGAAGACCGAGATGGTCACAAGATGGTTGGGCCAGACTCAGGAGCATTTCGACCCTCAGCCCAACGAGGACCCTCGACCTTTTCCCATGCCCGGTGCATACACCGACTGGCTCGAGCAGCAATCTCCAGAGCCACAAGGGTCAGCCCCAGATTCAGGTTATGATTCAGCATCGCGAGTAGAAGAACCAGGTCGTCCTGACAGCGTCAAGTCACCTACAAAGCAGGCATTCCACGATGGTGGCTTTTTCGTCGACCACGAAGACGACTCTTCCGATGCAACCTCGACGGCTGACGGCCCAGCAGAAACATATACACCGGGACAATTGTTCCCCATCGTGCATGATACAAGCTCGGACAGCTCAGAGGAAGCGAATCCCATAGACTCACCCATGCTTGACCAGATagccgaggaagacgaagagccTTGCTTCTCACAATCGCTTGCGAGGGCGAATGGGACCAGCCTTGTCCAAGTTCCCGAAGGGCGCGTGGTTCGTTTTCAAGATGAAAAGACAGTTCGCTACCAGTATGTGGAAGAGGACAACTCGACCCAGACCGTGGAGCTTTGGCGTGCAGAGCGCGCACTTCCAATCTCTGGGCCTGTCCTTGAATTGAATACATTGCACCAGGAAGGCCCTCAGCAACAGAATCAGTCACAAGTCGAGGGAGTCCCACCTGTGCAAGATCGAATTGATCCACCTGCCGTTGCGGATGTTGCAATTGGAGACATGCCGCTTGATCAGGAAATGGTACTAAGCTTACTCAAAGCTCCATCTCATCTAACCTCCAAACCATTAAAAAAGCATGCAAAGCCTCCGGGCAAGCCAAAGGAGCCGTATCTGTTGCCATGGCACTCCGAGCCTACGCTGGCCCCAGAGCTCGTACTAAATCCCACCGAGCGCCGACCGTACAGCCTATCGAACACAGAACTAGAAGGATTGCAAGTCGTGGCCCTGTCAACAAAGGCAATTGATGACAGCAAGGGCAAaccaaagaagaagtcgaaacagGTTGCTGAAGCGAAAAAGCCTTGGCCAGAAAAGCTCTCAGCACAGAATGTCAATCGCCTCAATAAAGAGGACAAGGCGAAGCGACGTACGGAGAAACGGTCTTTCGACGATGACACCTTCACCCCAGCTAGCTTCATCGAAGCTGCCTGGCAGTCTGCCGAAGCAGCAGATAGTTTGGCAACGTCAGTCATGTCGGACACAACTGCCAAGAAGCTGCGCGGCATCAAGCTAGTATGGGACGATAAAGCGTACTCTTACCTTGAGCGCTACACCAAAGCTGGTCGTGTCGCACCTGTTCGACTTCTCTTAGACCAAGGCTGTAACTGTGGAACAGTCTTAAAGCCGAGGCCGAAGCCACTGATCAATGCCATTGAAGGCCGCAGCGCACGACATAACAAATGTGTGCGAGCACTCATCAAAGCAGGCACCAACGTTAACGTGAAGTATCGCGGCAAGACTCCGATACATATTGCTCTCGAGCAGAGTTACTTTGACGGGTTTCAGAAATTactggcgatgctgctggctgctggcGCCGAACTGAACATTCCCGACACGACAGGCGAGTTCCCATTGACCAAGCTCTTCAAAGGCTCGGCAGGCGATGTACCGCTCGAGGACTACCAGAAGGAATGCCTCGGATTGATCTTTCACCCCAAAGTGCAATGCACTGTAGACGCCAATGTTCGACAGCCTTTCACTCTTGATACGCCTTTACATCAAGCAGTGAGACGTCGTACAGCTCAAGCCGTGGCACTCCTGATCCACAAGGGCGCCGATGTGAACGCAAAGAATGCTTCAGGCACTACGCCTCTTCTAATGGCAGCTAACCAGTGGCGAGGCAAACTCAGCGATCAGCAAGAACGTATGCTACGATACCTGCTCGATGCTGAGAGCATTGATCTTGATGCCAAAGGTGGGACACTAGGCCGAACGGCTTTGCACCATGCTGCGGCTGCGGGCTGTGCTGTTGCGTTGGACATGTTGCTCGAGAGCGGCGCAGATAAGAGTGTCCAGGATAAGGATGGCAATACTGCGTTGGCGATTCTGGAGGCT